A region of Bombyx mori chromosome 13, ASM3026992v2 DNA encodes the following proteins:
- the LOC101736533 gene encoding succinate dehydrogenase assembly factor 2-B, mitochondrial yields MNLIKMLHTRTLNLSYNALKNVQKVAFSSNTTNNMDTTYMEIPLYDVEKQQPLEKRKARLHYQSRKRGMLENDLLLSTFAKKYLNGFNEKQTMMYDRLINSPSNDWDIFYWIVEKKPTPKEFDNEIMNLLKKHAKNEDKIALRQPDLH; encoded by the exons atgaatttaataaaaatgttgcaTACTCGAACCCTTAACCTT tCTTATAATGCACTCAAAAATGTCCAGAAAGTGGCTTTTTCAAGTAATACCACCAACAACATGGATACAACCTACATGGAGATTCCTCTTTATGATGTTGAGAAACAACAACCGCTGGAGAAACGTAAAGCAAG ATTGCATTACCAATCGCGAAAAAGAGGAATGTTAGAAAACGATCTTCTACTCAGCACTTTTGCGAAGAAGTATTTGAAtggttttaatgaaaaacaGACTATGATGTACGATCGTCTCATAAACTCACCCAGCAACGATTGGGACATATTCTATTGGATAGTTGAAAAGAAGCCAACTCCTAAAGAATTTGACAATGAAATTATGAATCTTCTCAAAAAACATGCTAAAAATGAAGATAAAATTGCACTCCGACAACCCGATCTACATTAA